In Geopsychrobacter electrodiphilus DSM 16401, a single window of DNA contains:
- the nuoL gene encoding NADH-quinone oxidoreductase subunit L translates to MYDYLWLIPFFPLVGFVFNGLLGKKIRNEAIIGGISTLMIFLSFLVSCGNFYTLLHDSEKVHQQVIASWMSVGNLQIDWGFLLDPLSALMIMVVTGVGTLIHLYSIGYMHGETGFYRFFAYLNLFCFSMLMLVLGNNVLVMFVGWEGVGLCSYLLIGYYFEKKSAGDAAKKAFVVNRIGDFGFLCGLLTLFWTLGSKGVWTVNFVDIAENAHLLQTGGVVVTVVTLAFFLGATGKSAQIPLFTWLPDAMEGPTPVSALIHAATMVTAGVYMIARLNGLFSMAPDTMMTIAVVGAATALFAATIGLAQNDIKRVLAYSTVSQLGYMFLAMGVGAYTAGIFHLMTHAFFKACLFLGSGSVIHGMHHGYHHAHLHDDPQDMRNMGGLRKKMPITFITFLISTIAISGIPFFSGFFSKDDILWWSFAGERGHWMLWLVGAVAALMTAFYMFRLVFMTFFGEQRTDPRAKDHIPESGLTITIPLMILAALAAAGGFLGVPHALSGLFGHMPNYLENFLAPVFEHSQVLNGIEIKPELAHSKALEFGMMSVSVGLATVGILGAWFMYIKNPGLPARFVASFPGLWRAVFNKWYIDELYDAVFVNNCKRIGTFLWKGFDVIVVDGIVNGTAWVVKGIGSGLRYTQSGFLQNYMMSMVVGVVVIVGYYILGK, encoded by the coding sequence ATGTACGACTATCTGTGGCTCATCCCATTCTTCCCGCTCGTCGGGTTCGTATTTAACGGACTCCTCGGCAAGAAGATCAGGAACGAGGCGATTATCGGTGGTATCAGTACCCTGATGATCTTCCTGTCCTTTCTGGTCTCCTGTGGCAACTTTTACACGCTGCTGCACGATTCCGAAAAGGTTCACCAACAGGTCATCGCGTCCTGGATGTCCGTCGGCAACCTGCAGATTGATTGGGGTTTCCTGCTCGATCCGCTCTCGGCGCTGATGATCATGGTCGTCACCGGAGTTGGCACACTGATCCATCTCTATTCGATCGGTTACATGCACGGAGAAACCGGGTTTTACCGTTTCTTCGCTTACCTCAACCTCTTCTGTTTCTCTATGCTGATGCTGGTGCTGGGTAACAATGTGCTGGTGATGTTCGTCGGTTGGGAGGGAGTAGGCCTCTGCTCCTATCTGTTGATCGGCTACTACTTTGAAAAGAAGAGTGCCGGTGATGCCGCCAAGAAAGCCTTTGTCGTTAACCGGATAGGTGACTTCGGCTTTCTGTGTGGTCTGCTGACCCTTTTCTGGACCCTCGGGAGCAAAGGTGTCTGGACGGTCAACTTTGTAGACATTGCGGAGAATGCTCACCTGCTTCAAACCGGTGGTGTTGTTGTTACTGTTGTGACCCTGGCTTTCTTCCTTGGCGCTACGGGCAAGTCTGCTCAGATCCCGCTCTTTACCTGGTTGCCTGACGCCATGGAAGGCCCGACCCCGGTCTCGGCGCTCATTCATGCAGCGACCATGGTCACTGCCGGTGTCTACATGATCGCGCGGTTGAACGGTCTTTTCTCCATGGCGCCTGACACCATGATGACCATCGCTGTAGTTGGCGCAGCAACTGCACTCTTCGCCGCCACGATTGGTCTGGCTCAGAACGATATCAAGCGGGTCCTCGCATATTCCACGGTCTCTCAACTTGGCTATATGTTTCTTGCCATGGGTGTCGGTGCCTATACCGCCGGGATCTTTCATCTCATGACCCATGCTTTCTTCAAGGCCTGCCTGTTCTTAGGTTCCGGTTCGGTCATTCATGGGATGCATCACGGCTACCATCACGCTCATCTGCATGACGATCCACAGGACATGCGGAACATGGGTGGTTTGCGTAAGAAGATGCCGATTACTTTTATCACTTTTTTGATTTCAACCATTGCGATCTCCGGTATTCCGTTCTTTTCGGGGTTCTTCTCTAAGGATGACATCCTCTGGTGGTCGTTCGCAGGTGAACGTGGACACTGGATGTTGTGGCTGGTCGGTGCGGTTGCAGCCCTTATGACAGCCTTCTATATGTTCCGTCTTGTCTTCATGACCTTCTTCGGTGAGCAACGTACTGACCCACGGGCCAAAGACCATATCCCGGAATCGGGTCTGACAATCACCATCCCGCTAATGATTCTCGCCGCCCTGGCAGCAGCTGGGGGCTTCTTAGGTGTTCCCCATGCCCTGAGCGGCTTGTTCGGGCACATGCCGAACTACCTTGAGAATTTCCTCGCCCCGGTCTTCGAGCATTCTCAAGTCCTTAACGGGATCGAGATCAAACCGGAACTCGCGCACTCCAAGGCGCTGGAATTTGGCATGATGAGCGTTTCTGTTGGGCTCGCAACGGTCGGCATTCTGGGCGCCTGGTTTATGTACATCAAAAATCCAGGCTTGCCAGCACGCTTTGTTGCCAGCTTCCCAGGTCTTTGGCGTGCCGTGTTCAACAAATGGTATATCGATGAACTCTACGATGCCGTCTTCGTCAATAACTGCAAGCGGATCGGCACCTTCCTTTGGAAAGGTTTCGATGTCATCGTTGTTGACGGTATTGTCAATGGCACCGCCTGGGTCGTCAAAGGGATTGGATCGGGCTTGCGTTATACCCAGTCAGGTTTCCTGCAAAATTATATGATGAGCATGGTTGTTGGTGTTGTTGTGATCGTCGGTTATTACATCCTCGGTAAATAA
- a CDS encoding NADH-quinone oxidoreductase subunit M, translating into MAHNLLSLITFFPLLGMLILLFIPRDNEGMLKSFALAVTLITFLISLPLAFDDVFAASGAMQYREFHEWISIGSFFKMNYNIGIDGISLWLVMLTTFIMPIATLSTWNAVDKNVKGFMALLLLLETAMLGAFVSLDLFLFYVFWELMLIPMYFMIGIWGGKNRIYAAVKFFIFTAVGSLLMLVAIIYIYYYAVSSGAPMEGFGIQEFYNLGIPVNAQHWLFLAFAVSFAIKVPMFPLHTWLPDAHTEAPTAGSVILAAIMLKMGTYGFVRFAIPLFPGAVQTFLPYLALLAVIGIIYGSLVAMMQDDVKKLVAYSSVAHLGFVMLGIFALNLQGLSGGIIQMVNHGISTGALFLIVGFIYERRHTRQISEFGGLAHKMPIFATIFMIITFSSIGLPGTNGFVGEFLALVGAFESGLRWYAVAATTGVILAAVYMLWMFQRVMFGKITNPANEKLKDLSIREIVLMVPLLIFVFWIGVYPNTFLSKMNPAIEQLLIQVKSKQVAVVEPVQPVIAQTLVLK; encoded by the coding sequence ATGGCCCATAATCTACTTAGTTTGATTACCTTCTTTCCGCTGCTGGGGATGTTGATACTTCTCTTCATCCCGCGCGACAACGAAGGGATGCTGAAAAGCTTTGCCCTGGCAGTAACACTGATCACATTTCTGATCAGTTTGCCGCTGGCTTTCGATGATGTTTTTGCCGCTTCAGGTGCGATGCAGTATCGTGAATTTCACGAGTGGATCAGCATCGGTAGCTTCTTTAAGATGAACTACAACATCGGCATCGACGGAATCAGTTTATGGCTGGTGATGTTGACTACCTTCATCATGCCGATCGCAACACTTTCAACCTGGAATGCTGTCGACAAAAACGTCAAGGGCTTCATGGCGCTGCTGCTGCTGCTTGAAACCGCAATGCTCGGTGCTTTCGTCTCTCTCGACCTCTTCCTGTTCTACGTGTTCTGGGAATTGATGCTGATCCCGATGTACTTCATGATCGGTATCTGGGGTGGTAAGAACCGTATCTACGCCGCGGTCAAGTTCTTCATCTTCACCGCCGTAGGTTCACTGCTGATGCTGGTCGCGATCATCTATATTTATTATTATGCGGTCAGTTCTGGTGCTCCGATGGAAGGCTTCGGTATCCAGGAGTTTTACAATCTGGGGATTCCCGTCAATGCACAGCATTGGTTGTTCCTGGCTTTTGCCGTCAGCTTCGCCATCAAGGTGCCGATGTTTCCGCTTCATACCTGGTTGCCTGATGCCCATACCGAGGCCCCGACCGCCGGTTCAGTTATTCTGGCCGCGATCATGCTGAAAATGGGGACCTATGGCTTTGTCCGTTTTGCCATCCCCCTCTTTCCTGGGGCAGTGCAAACCTTTTTACCTTATCTGGCATTACTGGCCGTCATCGGGATTATCTACGGCTCGCTGGTCGCGATGATGCAGGACGATGTCAAAAAACTGGTGGCCTACTCTTCAGTTGCTCACCTTGGATTCGTCATGCTCGGGATCTTTGCTCTCAACCTGCAAGGACTTTCGGGCGGCATTATTCAGATGGTAAATCACGGTATCTCAACCGGCGCGCTCTTCCTTATTGTCGGGTTCATTTACGAGCGCCGTCACACCCGTCAGATCTCCGAGTTTGGTGGGCTGGCCCACAAGATGCCGATCTTTGCCACAATTTTCATGATCATTACCTTCTCCTCCATCGGCCTGCCAGGCACCAACGGTTTTGTCGGCGAGTTCCTCGCCCTGGTCGGGGCTTTCGAGAGTGGCTTGCGCTGGTACGCGGTTGCTGCGACAACCGGGGTAATCTTGGCCGCAGTCTATATGCTTTGGATGTTTCAGCGCGTCATGTTCGGCAAAATTACGAACCCTGCAAATGAAAAACTTAAAGATCTCTCTATCCGCGAAATCGTGTTGATGGTGCCCTTATTGATTTTTGTCTTCTGGATTGGTGTTTACCCCAATACCTTCTTGTCGAAGATGAATCCGGCGATTGAGCAACTTCTGATTCAGGTCAAGTCGAAGCAGGTGGCAGTGGTTGAACCAGTTCAGCCGGTGATCGCTCAGACTCTTGTATTGAAATAA
- a CDS encoding NADH-quinone oxidoreductase subunit N, which produces MENLVQIATQNVNMAAIMPSVVLCCFGMLLLLVSVFSKRGRTSHIAWMSIVALVITAIVTASAWNHPQAGFAGSVVLDNFAIFFSMIFIIAAVLTILISDGYLHREGYPVGEYYPLILFCTAGAMWMASGTDLMTIFLGLEVMSVSLYVLAGFFRGDVRSNEAGLKYFFLGAFSTGFLLYGVALLYGVSGSTKIAVIAQHISEMPAIIDNPMLIAGSILLLVGFLFKIGAAPFHMWAPDVYQGAPTPITAFMSAGPKAAAFAALLRISIIALSSIQPDISALFWLLAVLTMIVGNFIALSQTNIKRMLAYSSIAHAGYALVGLVAWNQIGLSAILFYMLVYTFMNIGAFAVLVLAGKKGEENLTLEGFSGFGYKRPFLGVALCIFLFALMGLPPTAGFTAKFFVFAGALKAGYVWLAVIGVMNSAVSLYYYLRVIVYMYFREPKEDFAWVSIELPATISIILALAGVFILGIFPGSIMELAKLAGF; this is translated from the coding sequence ATGGAAAATCTGGTTCAAATCGCTACGCAGAACGTGAACATGGCAGCAATTATGCCGTCAGTTGTCCTCTGCTGCTTTGGTATGCTGCTGCTGCTGGTCTCGGTCTTTTCAAAACGTGGACGGACCTCCCATATTGCCTGGATGAGTATTGTTGCTCTTGTGATCACGGCAATAGTGACGGCTTCAGCCTGGAATCACCCCCAGGCAGGTTTTGCTGGCAGCGTAGTACTCGATAACTTCGCTATCTTCTTCAGCATGATCTTTATTATTGCCGCGGTATTGACGATCCTGATATCGGATGGGTACCTGCATCGTGAAGGTTATCCGGTGGGTGAATATTACCCGCTGATCCTTTTCTGTACGGCAGGCGCGATGTGGATGGCTTCAGGCACAGATCTGATGACAATCTTCCTTGGTCTTGAAGTTATGTCAGTTTCGCTTTACGTGCTTGCAGGCTTTTTCCGAGGAGATGTCCGCTCCAACGAAGCGGGTCTTAAATATTTCTTTCTGGGTGCCTTCTCCACCGGCTTTTTACTCTACGGTGTCGCTCTGCTTTACGGTGTTTCCGGTTCCACCAAGATAGCGGTTATTGCGCAACACATCAGTGAAATGCCAGCAATTATTGATAATCCGATGCTCATTGCAGGCTCTATCTTGCTGCTGGTCGGGTTTCTGTTCAAGATTGGTGCTGCCCCTTTCCACATGTGGGCTCCCGACGTCTACCAGGGTGCCCCGACTCCGATAACCGCCTTCATGAGTGCGGGTCCCAAGGCTGCTGCTTTTGCGGCCCTGCTGAGGATTTCGATCATCGCGCTCAGCAGCATTCAACCAGATATCTCTGCACTCTTTTGGCTTCTTGCCGTGTTGACGATGATCGTCGGGAACTTTATTGCTCTCAGCCAGACCAATATTAAACGGATGCTGGCCTACTCATCAATCGCTCACGCAGGATATGCCTTGGTTGGTCTCGTCGCCTGGAATCAGATTGGACTATCGGCGATTCTGTTTTACATGCTGGTATACACTTTCATGAACATCGGAGCCTTTGCGGTGTTGGTCCTTGCCGGTAAAAAAGGTGAAGAGAATCTTACCCTTGAAGGCTTTTCCGGCTTTGGCTATAAACGTCCATTCCTCGGTGTCGCTCTGTGTATCTTCCTTTTTGCCTTGATGGGACTCCCGCCAACAGCCGGCTTCACAGCTAAGTTTTTCGTATTTGCCGGTGCTCTTAAGGCAGGCTATGTCTGGTTGGCAGTCATTGGTGTCATGAACTCCGCGGTGTCTCTCTATTACTATCTGCGGGTTATCGTCTATATGTACTTTCGTGAGCCGAAAGAAGACTTTGCCTGGGTTAGCATTGAACTTCCCGCGACCATCTCGATTATTCTGGCGCTCGCCGGGGTTTTTATCCTTGGGATTTTCCCGGGTTCGATAATGGAACTCGCCAAACTCGCCGGGTTCTGA
- a CDS encoding UbiD family decarboxylase, protein MNLTKFTTSLYSRKELLFIPSPFDGRLELAALTDWVCKRGGPALQFKQVAGSEVELVTNLFGTESRMATALGHCQLADFGDCLKKFLKDAGTGDSASRLDFLSVEETNTDVLGGMLGRLNLDFLPKIRFWPEEQRSFFTLAVVITQDAETAAQNYGLYRIGIVGDRQLTLNVLPGSGGAAHLAQWQEQHQKMPVAILLGADPGLIFSAAASLPPRCDEAHFSAWLQGHPANFTDCQTVPLQCPASFQILIEGWVDTEKNINEGPFGCYTGRYGGGNDCPIIDVSAVFAVDKPLIPLTLAGPLPMEDSWLARANLELIRARLGIDFPTITSIAMPLEAAFYGLYFVKVNDAQISVSEVADQLRSFDYLKGLKMLVLLEPEEILAGTLWRQQLRKIPARRIWQNRAADLENLLALQAPQLRHAPGLAESLLRRLELAGIQRDELCGGKVII, encoded by the coding sequence ATGAACCTGACGAAATTCACCACCAGTCTGTACTCTCGCAAGGAACTTCTATTTATCCCATCTCCTTTTGATGGGCGTCTTGAGTTAGCCGCACTCACTGATTGGGTCTGCAAGAGGGGAGGCCCGGCGTTACAATTCAAGCAGGTTGCAGGTTCAGAAGTTGAGTTGGTAACCAATCTTTTCGGTACCGAATCGAGAATGGCTACCGCGCTCGGTCATTGTCAACTTGCGGACTTTGGTGATTGTCTGAAAAAGTTTCTTAAGGATGCGGGTACCGGAGATTCTGCCTCGCGCCTTGATTTTTTAAGCGTGGAAGAGACCAATACCGATGTTCTTGGCGGTATGCTCGGTCGACTGAATTTAGATTTTCTACCGAAAATTCGGTTCTGGCCCGAAGAGCAGCGGAGTTTTTTTACGCTCGCTGTGGTCATCACTCAAGATGCCGAAACTGCCGCGCAAAATTACGGACTCTACCGTATCGGAATCGTTGGAGACCGGCAGCTGACGCTCAACGTCCTGCCAGGCTCTGGCGGGGCTGCACATCTAGCGCAGTGGCAAGAACAACATCAAAAGATGCCAGTCGCCATTTTATTGGGAGCAGATCCCGGCTTGATTTTTTCTGCGGCAGCCAGCTTGCCACCAAGGTGTGACGAAGCTCATTTTAGTGCCTGGCTTCAAGGCCATCCGGCCAATTTTACCGACTGCCAGACCGTGCCGCTACAATGTCCAGCGTCTTTTCAGATACTGATCGAGGGCTGGGTTGATACTGAAAAAAACATCAACGAAGGGCCATTCGGATGCTATACCGGTCGGTATGGTGGCGGAAATGATTGTCCCATAATCGACGTTTCAGCGGTTTTTGCTGTCGATAAACCGCTCATTCCCCTGACCCTTGCCGGTCCACTCCCGATGGAAGACAGTTGGCTGGCCAGGGCGAATCTTGAACTTATCCGCGCACGATTGGGCATTGATTTTCCTACTATCACTTCAATTGCAATGCCATTGGAGGCGGCCTTTTATGGGCTTTATTTTGTAAAAGTCAATGATGCCCAAATTTCGGTATCTGAAGTTGCAGATCAATTACGCAGCTTTGATTACCTGAAAGGGCTCAAGATGCTGGTTTTACTTGAACCAGAGGAAATCCTTGCCGGCACGTTATGGCGGCAGCAGCTGCGAAAAATTCCGGCGCGCCGAATCTGGCAAAACAGGGCGGCAGACCTGGAGAATCTGCTTGCCCTACAGGCTCCACAGCTGCGGCATGCTCCAGGACTTGCGGAATCACTGCTGCGAAGACTTGAACTGGCGGGTATCCAGCGGGATGAACTTTGTGGGGGGAAGGTTATTATATGA
- the recQ gene encoding DNA helicase RecQ, protein MNVIEQDALNLLQKVFGYQQFREHQLDIIAQVVAGGDAFVLMPTGGGKSLCYQIPALMRKGVGIVVSPLISLMKDQVDALCANGVRAACYNSSLSANEANQVLARLHADELDLLYVAPERLLSESFLERLASLEIALFAIDEAHCVSQWGHDFRPEYIQLGKLQHFFPSVPRIALTATAEKQTRLDILQRLHLERPLQIVAGFDRPNIRYTVMDKQRPYEQLKQFLSGRRDEAGIVYALSRKRVEEISARLQEDGCRAAAYHAGLSADDRRRTQDAFLRDDLQIVVATVAFGMGIDKPNVRFVVHYDLPKNVESYYQETGRAGRDGLPAEALLLFGYGDIAVVRGLIEKSDNQDQTRIELQKLNAMVSFAEAGSCRRRALLGYFGEPMASDCGNCDICLDPPETYAATEDARKALSCVYRVGQRFGIGHVIDVLRGAKTERIFSLRHEQLSTWGIGKEQGQEHWSHLLRQLIHLGYLEQDIGNYSVLKLTESARPLLRGEIELQLSRPRVKAERKKKPARKIVGLEYDEQLFQLLRARRKKIADRDGVPPYVVFGDASLAEMAASLPTSDSDLLGINGVGQTKLERYGSEFITEIIGYMSRS, encoded by the coding sequence ATGAATGTTATAGAACAGGATGCACTGAATCTGCTGCAAAAGGTTTTTGGCTATCAACAATTTCGCGAGCACCAGTTAGATATCATTGCGCAGGTTGTCGCCGGTGGTGATGCGTTTGTCCTGATGCCAACCGGTGGCGGAAAGTCCCTCTGTTACCAGATCCCGGCCCTGATGCGCAAAGGGGTCGGGATCGTGGTTTCACCCCTGATCTCACTGATGAAGGATCAGGTCGATGCACTCTGTGCCAACGGGGTGCGTGCGGCCTGTTACAATTCATCCCTGTCCGCCAACGAGGCCAATCAGGTCTTGGCACGACTCCACGCCGACGAACTCGACCTCCTCTATGTCGCGCCTGAGCGGCTCCTGAGCGAGTCCTTTCTCGAGCGTCTTGCTTCCCTTGAAATCGCGTTGTTTGCGATCGATGAGGCCCATTGTGTTTCACAGTGGGGGCATGATTTTCGGCCGGAATATATCCAGCTCGGCAAGTTACAGCATTTCTTCCCTAGTGTACCGCGGATCGCTTTGACCGCTACCGCTGAAAAACAGACCCGACTGGACATCTTGCAACGGCTTCATCTCGAACGGCCGCTGCAGATCGTGGCGGGATTCGATCGACCGAATATCCGCTACACGGTGATGGATAAACAGCGACCCTATGAGCAGCTCAAACAATTTCTTTCCGGACGCCGGGATGAGGCTGGCATTGTCTACGCGTTAAGTCGCAAACGGGTCGAGGAGATCTCCGCTCGCCTGCAGGAAGATGGTTGCCGGGCAGCGGCCTATCATGCAGGATTGAGTGCGGATGACCGGCGCCGCACGCAGGACGCATTCCTGCGTGATGATCTGCAGATTGTGGTCGCTACCGTGGCCTTCGGCATGGGGATCGACAAACCGAATGTGCGGTTTGTCGTGCATTATGACCTGCCGAAAAATGTTGAAAGTTATTATCAGGAGACCGGTCGTGCCGGGCGAGACGGCCTGCCCGCCGAGGCCCTGCTGCTGTTCGGTTATGGCGATATTGCGGTAGTGCGTGGCCTGATCGAAAAAAGCGATAATCAGGATCAGACAAGGATCGAACTTCAAAAGCTCAATGCGATGGTCTCTTTCGCCGAAGCGGGCTCCTGTCGGCGCAGGGCCCTGCTTGGTTATTTTGGAGAACCGATGGCCTCGGATTGCGGAAATTGCGATATCTGCCTCGATCCACCAGAGACCTACGCCGCAACTGAAGATGCGCGCAAGGCGCTCTCCTGTGTCTATCGGGTTGGTCAGCGCTTCGGCATCGGCCATGTCATCGACGTGCTGCGCGGTGCCAAGACAGAGCGTATCTTCAGCCTGCGGCACGAACAACTTTCAACCTGGGGGATTGGTAAGGAGCAGGGTCAGGAGCATTGGAGCCACCTGTTGCGCCAACTGATCCACCTTGGTTATCTTGAGCAGGATATCGGGAATTATTCGGTGCTTAAACTGACCGAAAGTGCACGGCCATTGTTGCGGGGAGAAATCGAACTGCAGCTGAGCCGACCGCGCGTAAAGGCCGAGCGTAAGAAGAAACCGGCGCGTAAGATTGTCGGGCTCGAATATGATGAGCAACTTTTTCAACTGCTACGCGCCCGGCGCAAAAAGATCGCTGACCGCGACGGAGTTCCACCCTACGTGGTTTTCGGCGATGCCAGCCTCGCCGAAATGGCCGCCAGTTTGCCGACCAGCGACTCAGACCTGCTAGGGATCAATGGCGTTGGACAAACGAAACTGGAACGCTATGGCAGCGAATTTATCACCGAAATCATCGGCTATATGAGTCGTTCTTAA
- the xthA gene encoding exodeoxyribonuclease III — translation MKIVSFNVNGLRARFHQLQALIDKHQPDIIGLQEIKVNDPDFPLDVIGDLGYQVVFHGQKTHYGVALMSKITPEQVQKGFAGEEADHQRRVVLARYPLSDGRQLRVVNGYFPQGESREHPTKFPDKRKFYANLQNWLETQADPQDLLVVMGDLNISPEDLDIGIGDDNAKRWLRTGKCSFLPEERQWLQGLKDWGLIDSFRERNPAIDDRFSWFDYRSRGFEAEPKRGLRIDLIMATAPLMEKCRATGIDYELRGMERPSDHCPIWAEFDL, via the coding sequence ATGAAAATTGTGTCATTCAACGTCAATGGACTGCGTGCCCGCTTTCATCAGCTGCAGGCGCTCATCGATAAGCACCAGCCTGATATTATCGGTCTGCAGGAGATCAAGGTGAACGACCCCGACTTCCCTCTGGATGTGATCGGTGACCTGGGTTATCAGGTCGTCTTTCACGGTCAAAAAACCCACTATGGCGTGGCATTGATGTCAAAGATTACACCGGAGCAGGTGCAAAAAGGTTTTGCCGGAGAGGAGGCAGATCATCAGCGCCGGGTTGTCCTCGCCAGATATCCGCTGAGTGACGGCCGCCAGTTGCGGGTGGTGAACGGCTACTTTCCTCAAGGAGAGAGCCGCGAACATCCAACCAAGTTTCCAGATAAACGGAAGTTTTACGCCAACCTGCAAAACTGGCTTGAAACCCAGGCCGATCCTCAGGATCTATTGGTGGTAATGGGAGATCTGAATATTTCTCCCGAAGATCTGGATATCGGCATCGGGGACGACAACGCCAAACGCTGGTTGCGCACCGGCAAGTGTAGCTTTCTCCCCGAAGAACGGCAGTGGCTGCAGGGACTCAAGGACTGGGGTTTGATCGACAGCTTCCGAGAACGAAATCCTGCTATCGATGATCGTTTCAGCTGGTTTGACTACCGTTCACGCGGTTTCGAAGCTGAACCCAAGCGCGGCCTGCGGATCGATCTGATCATGGCAACGGCCCCCCTGATGGAAAAGTGCAGAGCCACAGGCATCGATTATGAATTACGTGGGATGGAGAGACCCTCGGATCATTGCCCGATCTGGGCGGAATTTGATCTGTAG
- a CDS encoding YqaA family protein has translation MRLPSRQRACYSPAMPEILTQHDLLSLFLLSFCASTLLPLGSEWLLIALLLKGSSPFTVILVASVGNSLGAVSSYLIGLGGSRWLIEKLLRISVEAQQKARHWFQIYGKWALLFSWLPVVGDPLCLVAGSLKHRFDTFVLFVALGKTARYSLVALLTLTGRSLF, from the coding sequence TTGCGCCTTCCCTCGAGACAACGCGCCTGTTATAGTCCGGCGATGCCCGAGATTCTCACCCAACATGACCTGCTTTCGCTCTTTCTGCTCAGCTTCTGTGCTTCGACCCTGCTGCCTCTTGGCTCTGAATGGTTGCTGATCGCGCTGCTGCTTAAAGGGAGTTCACCTTTCACGGTAATTCTGGTGGCCAGTGTCGGCAACAGCCTCGGTGCTGTTAGCAGCTATCTGATCGGACTCGGGGGAAGCCGCTGGTTGATCGAAAAATTGCTGCGAATCAGCGTTGAGGCACAGCAGAAAGCCCGGCACTGGTTTCAAATCTACGGTAAATGGGCGCTCCTCTTTTCCTGGTTGCCGGTCGTTGGCGATCCTTTGTGCCTGGTAGCTGGAAGTTTGAAACACCGCTTTGACACTTTTGTGCTCTTTGTCGCCCTGGGGAAGACTGCCCGCTACAGCCTGGTTGCCCTCCTGACCCTGACCGGCCGCAGCCTGTTTTGA